The following proteins are co-located in the Paludibaculum fermentans genome:
- a CDS encoding UbiX family flavin prenyltransferase, giving the protein MPQRLIVAITGASGAIFGIRILETLARDKSIETHLVVSPAGRATIAQETEWQPREVEALASVVHPPANIGASIASGSFETLGMIVAPCSIKTLSAVANCYSSDLVARAADVQLKEGRPVVLMVRETPLHKGHLRLMSEAAEHGAVIFPPVPAFYGRPKTLDDMVNATVGRALARVGIRNELYFEWLGMKNPTSDAG; this is encoded by the coding sequence TTGCCACAACGCCTGATTGTCGCCATCACCGGAGCCTCGGGAGCCATCTTCGGCATCCGGATCCTGGAAACGCTCGCCCGGGACAAGTCGATTGAGACGCACCTGGTGGTGAGCCCGGCGGGCCGCGCCACGATTGCGCAGGAGACAGAGTGGCAACCTCGGGAGGTGGAGGCGCTGGCGAGCGTGGTGCATCCGCCGGCGAATATCGGCGCATCGATTGCGAGCGGGTCGTTCGAGACGTTGGGGATGATTGTGGCGCCTTGCTCGATCAAGACCCTGTCGGCGGTGGCGAACTGCTACTCGTCCGACCTGGTGGCGCGGGCGGCCGACGTCCAGTTGAAGGAAGGCCGGCCGGTGGTACTGATGGTGCGGGAGACGCCGCTGCACAAGGGGCACCTGCGGCTGATGAGCGAGGCGGCGGAGCATGGAGCCGTGATTTTCCCACCGGTGCCGGCGTTCTACGGGCGTCCGAAGACTCTGGACGACATGGTGAACGCGACCGTCGGGCGGGCACTGGCGCGGGTCGGTATCCGGAATGAGCTGTACTTCGAATGGCTGGGGATGAAGAACCCAACTTCCGACGCCGGTTGA
- a CDS encoding PEP-CTERM sorting domain-containing protein (PEP-CTERM proteins occur, often in large numbers, in the proteomes of bacteria that also encode an exosortase, a predicted intramembrane cysteine proteinase. The presence of a PEP-CTERM domain at a protein's C-terminus predicts cleavage within the sorting domain, followed by covalent anchoring to some some component of the (usually Gram-negative) cell surface. Many PEP-CTERM proteins exhibit an unusual sequence composition that includes large numbers of potential glycosylation sites. Expression of one such protein has been shown restore the ability of a bacterium to form floc, a type of biofilm.), with the protein MKLAALCLALVLGALCPQAGASTLQLTQGGWDQGGPLTILFTGVDTDLSGGIDTAELTAFSASFQLDGGGIATLTLADLGSDGFYYASPADYFVKADGPLYSLYEIAFAGSVFGALSDSTSVVAITGAPLQVDGASAVPEPGTALIVGLPLVLLGLRRRKSAPHCGS; encoded by the coding sequence ATGAAACTGGCAGCGCTGTGCCTGGCGCTGGTCCTGGGGGCACTTTGTCCGCAGGCCGGCGCGTCGACTCTCCAACTCACCCAGGGCGGGTGGGACCAGGGCGGTCCCCTCACCATCCTCTTCACCGGCGTCGACACCGACCTCAGCGGCGGCATCGACACCGCCGAACTCACCGCGTTCTCCGCGTCGTTTCAGCTTGACGGCGGCGGCATCGCTACCCTGACCCTGGCCGACCTCGGCTCAGACGGCTTCTACTACGCTTCTCCCGCCGATTACTTCGTCAAGGCCGACGGCCCGCTCTATAGCCTGTACGAAATCGCGTTCGCCGGCAGCGTGTTCGGCGCTCTCTCTGACTCGACGAGCGTCGTTGCCATAACCGGCGCACCCCTCCAGGTAGACGGCGCGTCCGCCGTGCCCGAGCCCGGCACCGCGCTTATCGTCGGCCTGCCGTTGGTGCTGCTAGGCCTGCGCCGCCGCAAGTCCGCACCTCACTGCGGATCGTAG
- a CDS encoding 3-keto-disaccharide hydrolase: MIFSRPKPLHFILLTALTATACFSQEAAHKNRDLGYDDTPLIPGQKWRVHDNTRKHPPKVTAATQPGGAPSDAIVLFDGKDLSQWVAKLRGGKEGPPEWKVENGYVEVVPGKGGIATKEKFGDAQYHIEWQELADVSGTSQSRGNSGVEIMGRYEIQVLDSYQDLTYADGQAASIYGQWPPMVNATRKAGEWNVYDIVFEAPKFDGDKVVKPAYITLFHNGVLMHNRQEVIGRAIHAKVATYAPHAPEEALSLQNHGNAVRFRNIWVRRLRGYDPQ, translated from the coding sequence ATGATCTTCTCTCGACCCAAGCCGCTCCATTTCATCCTGCTTACCGCATTGACAGCCACGGCCTGCTTCAGCCAGGAGGCCGCCCACAAGAACAGGGACCTCGGCTACGACGATACTCCGCTGATTCCGGGCCAGAAATGGCGCGTGCACGACAATACGCGAAAGCATCCGCCGAAGGTGACGGCGGCCACCCAGCCCGGCGGCGCGCCCTCGGACGCGATTGTGCTGTTTGACGGCAAGGATCTGTCGCAATGGGTCGCCAAGCTGCGCGGCGGCAAGGAAGGTCCGCCGGAGTGGAAGGTGGAGAACGGCTATGTGGAAGTGGTGCCGGGTAAGGGCGGCATCGCGACCAAGGAGAAGTTCGGCGACGCACAGTACCACATCGAGTGGCAGGAGCTGGCCGATGTGTCCGGCACCAGCCAGAGCCGTGGGAACAGCGGGGTGGAGATCATGGGCCGCTATGAGATCCAGGTGTTGGATTCATACCAGGATCTGACCTATGCCGACGGGCAGGCCGCTTCCATCTATGGCCAATGGCCGCCGATGGTGAATGCGACGCGGAAGGCCGGCGAGTGGAACGTCTACGACATCGTGTTCGAGGCGCCCAAGTTCGACGGCGATAAGGTTGTGAAGCCGGCCTACATCACGTTGTTCCACAACGGCGTACTGATGCACAACCGGCAGGAAGTGATTGGGCGAGCGATCCATGCGAAGGTCGCCACTTATGCGCCGCATGCTCCGGAAGAGGCGCTTTCGTTGCAGAACCACGGCAACGCGGTGCGGTTCCGGAACATCTGGGTGCGGCGGCTGAGGGGCTACGATCCGCAGTGA